The following are encoded together in the Capsulimonas corticalis genome:
- a CDS encoding esterase-like activity of phytase family protein translates to MHSLAHPTLRAAAALAALSAFAQPSRADIALLGSTTISGTATDKSGLSGTYTPGGTDVKAQLGSFGSGIAYTGSGNRYVAINDRGFSNGEARYDDRFQVFDIVTDAGAKTVTPTLLATILLHDEKGQQFKGFSGDFDTAHPAASMRLDPEGIRVSRDGNFFISDEYGPYIDEFDPSGKRIRTLDVPAKFAIAHPSADGDKEISGNTSGRVANRGMEGLAIVPDGSKLYGIMQSPLLQDHAVTADGKKAGVNNRILSYDLKTNATREYLYPMDDKKNGVNEILAVNDHQFLVIERDGKGALDAGFKKIFLIDVAGATDISGVASLPASGAPDGVIPVHKSLFIDTLDPKFGLAKADFPEKIEGIAFGPDLANGKHQLVVTSDNDLIGAQPNHFYVFTFDDSDLSIQPQKIDKTFAPKL, encoded by the coding sequence ATGCATTCCCTTGCCCACCCCACTCTCCGCGCCGCCGCTGCTCTGGCGGCGCTCTCGGCGTTCGCGCAGCCTTCGCGGGCGGATATCGCGCTGCTCGGATCCACGACGATCTCGGGCACGGCGACGGATAAATCCGGTCTTTCCGGAACGTACACGCCCGGCGGGACCGACGTCAAGGCGCAGCTTGGCTCGTTTGGGTCGGGTATCGCTTACACCGGTTCCGGGAATCGCTATGTCGCGATCAATGACCGGGGCTTCTCCAACGGCGAGGCGCGTTACGACGATCGTTTTCAGGTGTTCGATATCGTGACGGACGCCGGGGCAAAGACTGTTACGCCGACGCTGCTGGCGACGATCCTGCTCCATGATGAGAAGGGACAGCAGTTTAAGGGCTTTTCGGGTGACTTCGATACCGCGCACCCCGCCGCCTCTATGCGACTGGATCCCGAGGGCATCCGGGTGAGCCGCGACGGAAACTTCTTCATTTCGGACGAATACGGCCCTTACATTGATGAGTTCGATCCCAGCGGCAAGCGCATCCGCACGCTGGATGTCCCGGCGAAGTTCGCGATCGCTCACCCAAGCGCCGACGGCGACAAAGAGATTTCGGGCAACACGAGCGGACGCGTGGCGAATCGGGGGATGGAGGGGCTGGCGATTGTTCCCGACGGAAGCAAGCTCTACGGGATCATGCAAAGTCCGCTGCTTCAGGATCACGCCGTCACGGCCGACGGCAAAAAAGCCGGCGTCAACAACCGCATTCTTAGCTACGACCTGAAGACGAATGCGACGCGGGAATATCTCTATCCGATGGATGATAAGAAAAACGGGGTCAACGAGATCCTGGCGGTGAACGACCACCAATTCCTGGTGATCGAGCGGGACGGCAAAGGCGCGCTCGACGCCGGCTTCAAGAAGATCTTCCTGATTGATGTCGCGGGCGCCACCGACATCAGCGGCGTCGCCTCGCTCCCCGCTTCCGGCGCGCCGGACGGCGTCATCCCCGTCCATAAATCGCTCTTTATCGATACCCTGGATCCGAAGTTCGGGCTCGCCAAGGCCGATTTCCCGGAAAAGATCGAAGGGATCGCCTTTGGCCCCGATCTGGCGAACGGAAAGCATCAGCTGGTCGTGACCAGCGACAACGACTTGATCGGCGCGCAGCCCAATCACTTCTACGTCTTCACGTTCGACGACTCGGACCTGAGCATTCAGCCGCAAAAGATCGACAAGACATTCGCGCCGAAGCTCTAA
- a CDS encoding phytanoyl-CoA dioxygenase family protein, with amino-acid sequence MTKPTPPHSSQTVETKNRLALEIAARGYAIAPDVLTDMTIHALIQEIATAGSAAGQRKGSDVYAIRNLLDEAPGVRALARSPKALGLAAAILGPDYFPVRGILFDKTADANWRVIWHQDLSIAVRERREAPGFGPWSLKSGVVHVQPPTEVLEKMITLRLHLDECALENGPLRVLPGSHLAGRLSAGAIPEWRSRIPEIVCPVPRGGALLMRPLLLHASSDAAVPGHRRVIHIEYAAAPLPGGLEWFETA; translated from the coding sequence ATGACGAAACCAACTCCGCCGCACTCCAGCCAGACAGTCGAAACCAAAAATCGCCTCGCACTGGAAATCGCCGCTCGTGGATACGCCATCGCGCCCGATGTGCTGACCGATATGACCATCCACGCGCTAATCCAGGAAATCGCCACTGCGGGGTCGGCGGCGGGCCAGCGCAAGGGTTCGGACGTTTATGCGATCCGAAATCTGCTGGACGAGGCGCCGGGCGTGCGCGCTCTGGCGCGTTCGCCGAAGGCGCTCGGGCTGGCGGCGGCGATCCTTGGGCCGGACTACTTTCCAGTGCGGGGAATTTTGTTTGATAAAACGGCCGACGCCAACTGGCGCGTCATCTGGCATCAGGATCTTTCGATCGCAGTCCGGGAGCGGCGCGAAGCGCCGGGCTTTGGGCCGTGGTCGCTCAAGTCGGGAGTGGTCCACGTGCAGCCGCCGACCGAGGTGCTGGAGAAGATGATTACCCTCCGGCTGCATCTTGACGAATGCGCTCTGGAGAATGGGCCGCTGCGCGTCCTCCCGGGATCGCACTTGGCGGGACGCCTCTCGGCCGGCGCCATTCCAGAATGGCGCTCCCGTATCCCGGAGATTGTCTGCCCGGTCCCGCGCGGCGGCGCGCTGCTCATGCGGCCACTGCTCCTGCACGCATCCTCCGACGCCGCCGTTCCCGGCCACCGGCGCGTAATCCACATCGAATACGCCGCCGCGCCGTTGCCAGGCGGACTGGAATGGTTTGAGACGGCGTAA
- a CDS encoding Ig-like domain-containing protein: MAPKVAALCLAMTCGAATAVHAQSVGGNTFRAYPAPSESERPCDLTSPTSEQKFTAPAAITITATPRSKSTVKIGKIEFYNGSQKVGTATAAPYTFVLNDVPAGSYQLRALVYDDSGKPVSLLTVNTTVKAATNVGAGHLSAAAPTLTLSSAGTLQVLFPLKNDGTAQIRSLAVTAISAYDDPSGRKTTLLQPKLPSSTDKVDPGVVVPFTFVLDNVLPTSGNLFLIVDGVYSSGDKKIPFEFAGGLAVPTAR, from the coding sequence ATGGCTCCCAAAGTGGCGGCGCTGTGCTTGGCGATGACCTGCGGCGCGGCGACGGCGGTGCATGCGCAATCCGTGGGCGGCAATACATTCCGCGCCTATCCCGCGCCCTCGGAAAGCGAACGGCCTTGCGACCTGACCAGTCCGACGTCCGAACAGAAGTTTACCGCGCCCGCGGCGATTACGATCACCGCGACCCCGAGATCGAAGAGCACTGTCAAGATCGGCAAAATCGAATTTTATAACGGCAGTCAAAAGGTGGGAACCGCCACGGCGGCGCCGTATACCTTCGTCCTGAACGATGTCCCGGCAGGCTCCTATCAGCTAAGAGCGCTCGTGTATGATGACTCCGGAAAACCCGTCTCCCTGCTGACAGTCAACACTACCGTCAAGGCCGCCACGAATGTGGGCGCTGGACATCTCTCCGCCGCCGCGCCGACGCTCACGCTGTCCAGCGCCGGAACGCTTCAGGTGCTGTTTCCGCTCAAGAATGACGGGACCGCGCAGATCCGCAGCCTCGCCGTGACGGCGATTTCCGCCTACGACGATCCCAGCGGCCGAAAAACGACGCTGCTGCAGCCCAAGCTCCCGAGCTCGACCGATAAGGTGGACCCAGGCGTCGTCGTACCGTTCACCTTCGTGCTCGACAATGTCCTGCCGACCAGCGGCAATCTCTTCCTGATCGTCGATGGCGTTTATTCCAGCGGCGACAAGAAAATCCCGTTCGAGTTCGCGGGCGGCCTCGCCGTTCCCACGGCGCGATAA
- a CDS encoding oxidoreductase translates to MVEKIRVGMVGFGLAGRVFHAPVIQSVPDLQLTHVVERHGEESRRVYPEVEIVRDVEHLLEDDEIDLIVVTTPNVSHFEIARSALLADKHVVVEKPFTITSEEARELTVLSHRQGRVLSVHQNRRWDGDFLTVRRVLEANLLGRLVEYESHFDRYRSQPRAGAWREEAQPGAGLLYDLGPHLIDQALILFGAPQLVSADIRTQRDGGKTDDYFDLTLHYAEHGARLKAGVLVREPTPRYALHGVDGSFVKYGLDPQEDALKRGLVPSETPGWGEDPEERWGVLNAQAGGLHVRGKVETLPGCYPGYYQNVADAIHGRAPLEVTPEDATMTMRVIELAIESSREKMALAFEE, encoded by the coding sequence ATGGTGGAGAAGATCCGGGTGGGGATGGTCGGTTTCGGCTTGGCGGGGCGGGTGTTTCATGCGCCGGTCATCCAGTCCGTGCCGGACTTGCAGCTGACGCACGTTGTGGAGCGGCACGGCGAGGAATCGAGACGCGTCTATCCGGAGGTCGAGATCGTGCGCGATGTCGAGCATCTATTGGAGGATGACGAGATCGATCTCATCGTCGTGACGACGCCCAATGTTTCGCACTTCGAGATCGCGCGCAGCGCGTTGCTCGCGGACAAGCATGTCGTGGTCGAAAAGCCGTTCACGATTACGTCGGAAGAGGCGCGCGAACTGACTGTCCTGTCACACCGGCAGGGACGCGTGCTGAGCGTCCACCAGAATCGCCGCTGGGACGGAGACTTTTTGACGGTGCGCCGCGTGCTCGAAGCCAATTTGCTCGGGCGTCTTGTGGAGTACGAGTCCCACTTCGACCGTTACCGCAGCCAGCCCCGCGCGGGCGCCTGGCGCGAGGAAGCGCAGCCCGGCGCCGGTCTGCTCTACGATCTCGGCCCGCACTTGATCGACCAGGCGCTCATTCTCTTCGGGGCGCCGCAGCTCGTGTCGGCGGATATCCGTACACAGCGCGACGGCGGCAAGACGGATGACTATTTCGACCTGACGCTGCATTACGCGGAGCACGGCGCGCGTCTGAAAGCCGGCGTGCTGGTGCGCGAGCCAACGCCGCGCTACGCGCTCCACGGCGTCGACGGCTCGTTCGTCAAGTATGGCCTGGACCCACAAGAAGACGCGCTCAAACGAGGACTGGTCCCCAGTGAAACGCCGGGCTGGGGCGAAGACCCCGAGGAGCGCTGGGGCGTGCTGAACGCGCAGGCCGGCGGCCTGCACGTGCGCGGCAAGGTCGAAACGCTTCCCGGCTGCTATCCCGGTTACTACCAGAACGTCGCCGACGCGATCCACGGCCGCGCGCCGCTGGAGGTGACGCCCGAAGACGCCACCATGACCATGCGTGTGATCGAGCTGGCGATCGAAAGCAGCCGCGAAAAGATGGCGCTGGCGTTTGAGGAGTAG
- a CDS encoding nuclear transport factor 2 family protein, producing MTSEDKAVEAEVLAITRKMLHAMYTADPEAHRAHSTEDMSAFEWYIAPYRVDGLDFHLDLIRGGGNGSPSRLDMLTPRVQVHGDTAIVCYTLLKTTLSATGPAEFSRINETRVFVKQDGVWKMAHLHKSPAA from the coding sequence ATGACATCAGAAGACAAGGCCGTGGAGGCGGAGGTGCTGGCGATCACGCGGAAGATGCTGCACGCCATGTATACGGCGGATCCGGAAGCGCATCGCGCGCACAGCACCGAGGATATGTCGGCGTTCGAATGGTACATCGCCCCGTACCGTGTGGACGGGCTGGATTTCCATCTGGATCTCATCCGGGGCGGCGGCAACGGCAGCCCGTCGCGCCTGGATATGCTCACCCCGCGCGTCCAGGTCCATGGCGACACGGCGATCGTCTGCTACACGCTGCTCAAGACGACGCTTTCGGCGACTGGCCCGGCGGAGTTCTCCCGCATCAATGAGACGCGGGTGTTCGTCAAACAAGACGGCGTTTGGAAGATGGCGCACCTGCACAAATCCCCGGCGGCGTAG
- a CDS encoding DUF1559 domain-containing protein — protein MKQNKRGFTLIELLVVIAIIAILAAILFPVFAQAREKARQISCVSNMKQLGVAVMQYVQDSDEMFPQGLNDNWQYSWATTLQPYVKSYGVFRCPDDSGNIIYNAGSVYTGNGVAISYSANGYSHYLNSTGANTMLGVMGMGHSGWIQHDVQSMAAVGRPAESIMIHEKHTDDGVAYLTGGTPSFAGLSSVTTGYSWWDLYGPQDIPNGSLSPTAAYPLGANGSVSTKHSSKTLANFLFCDGHVKSMRPALTNPKGDPDGTEPTNMWNCTRQ, from the coding sequence ATGAAACAGAACAAACGTGGCTTTACTTTGATTGAATTACTCGTTGTTATCGCTATAATTGCTATTCTCGCTGCGATCCTTTTCCCGGTGTTCGCCCAGGCCCGCGAAAAGGCCCGCCAAATCTCGTGCGTCAGCAATATGAAACAGCTCGGCGTCGCGGTCATGCAGTACGTGCAGGACTCGGACGAGATGTTTCCGCAGGGCCTCAACGACAACTGGCAGTATAGCTGGGCGACGACCTTGCAGCCTTATGTCAAAAGCTACGGCGTCTTCCGATGCCCGGACGACAGCGGCAATATCATCTATAACGCCGGCAGCGTCTACACCGGCAACGGCGTCGCCATTTCCTACAGCGCCAACGGCTACTCGCATTACCTCAACTCCACGGGCGCCAACACTATGCTGGGCGTGATGGGGATGGGACACAGCGGATGGATCCAGCACGATGTGCAGAGCATGGCCGCCGTCGGACGCCCGGCGGAGTCGATCATGATCCACGAGAAGCACACCGACGACGGCGTGGCGTACCTGACGGGCGGCACGCCCTCGTTCGCCGGCTTGAGCTCCGTCACCACAGGCTACAGCTGGTGGGACCTTTACGGCCCCCAGGATATCCCCAACGGCTCGCTCAGTCCGACGGCGGCTTACCCGTTGGGGGCGAATGGATCGGTTTCGACAAAGCACTCCAGTAAGACCCTCGCCAACTTCTTGTTCTGCGACGGCCATGTCAAATCGATGCGTCCGGCGCTGACCAACCCAAAAGGCGATCCGGACGGGACCGAGCCGACGAATATGTGGAACTGCACGCGACAATAA
- a CDS encoding DUF1559 domain-containing protein, with protein MKRTLRGFTLIELLVVIAIIAILAAILFPVFAQAREKARQISCSSNLKQLGLGILQYVQDSDEVFPPAMDDGHQWSDSSTAHWQQKILPYIKANGVFGCPDDPGAGQVDAANPWKGVITSYAVNGVIGYYGDFGYRQALIGVMGISDAGNTWYPANYPAAPLSKIGRPSDTILIAERHQSDLQAETPVDTGLNGNWSNFANGGVIAGQPWAFGTSLPDSTRPAAQYPNGPNGGVSAHHSGNLMANFLFVDGHVKSMRPSQTNPQPATGYDSNGHADSNKWDALRQ; from the coding sequence ATGAAACGAACCCTGCGTGGTTTCACGCTGATTGAGCTGCTCGTTGTGATCGCGATTATTGCGATTCTTGCTGCAATTTTGTTCCCCGTCTTTGCCCAGGCTCGCGAAAAGGCGCGGCAAATCAGCTGCTCGTCCAATCTGAAGCAATTGGGTCTGGGGATCCTGCAATACGTTCAGGACAGCGATGAAGTCTTCCCGCCGGCGATGGACGACGGTCATCAATGGTCCGACAGCTCCACCGCGCATTGGCAGCAGAAGATCCTGCCCTATATCAAAGCCAACGGCGTGTTCGGTTGTCCGGACGATCCCGGCGCCGGCCAGGTTGATGCCGCCAATCCATGGAAGGGCGTGATTACTTCCTACGCTGTCAATGGAGTCATCGGTTATTACGGAGACTTTGGCTACCGGCAGGCGCTGATCGGGGTTATGGGGATATCCGACGCAGGGAACACCTGGTATCCCGCGAACTATCCGGCGGCGCCGCTTTCGAAGATCGGCCGCCCCTCGGATACGATCTTGATTGCCGAGCGCCATCAGAGCGATCTCCAGGCGGAAACGCCCGTGGACACCGGTCTCAATGGGAATTGGTCGAACTTTGCCAATGGCGGCGTCATCGCCGGTCAGCCGTGGGCGTTCGGCACATCTCTTCCGGACAGCACCCGCCCCGCCGCGCAATATCCGAACGGACCGAATGGCGGCGTTTCCGCGCATCATTCGGGGAACCTGATGGCGAACTTCCTCTTTGTGGACGGTCACGTGAAGTCGATGCGCCCAAGCCAGACAAATCCGCAGCCCGCCACGGGCTACGATTCGAATGGACACGCCGACTCGAATAAATGGGACGCGCTGCGCCAGTAA
- a CDS encoding GntR family transcriptional regulator, whose protein sequence is MDTAEAAPVRSRKKEDNSSQTKPLYQRITDALRERIATGVWAPGDALPSRRALAQELGTTHITIDKAIRQLVKEGLLSATVGSGTFVKSRDEANTDASAQARSGRSRIGVVLGTHTFTNEDASRARQIPYFSEVLQGIQDTFFGKDVDVNYIGLARGDYESLPLEDFAGLIVIAPTLSDIDDIRLLNQKCRIVAVGISSDVTEEDKQLPAVDTDNVQGAYDAVQHLLSLGHTKIALVNASVQQSNLYDRYCGYIAALSDARVSIAPEHLLLYPAYNNVSHEVLIERWLSRLQEENRLPTAILSCDLQMTLFVLDVLARHEIKVPEQISVVGYDDAIQFQYHQPPITVVAQPIYTAGKRAAERLMESLESPDGAYPIGTIRLPCELIVRKSTAPPAA, encoded by the coding sequence TTGGATACTGCTGAAGCCGCGCCCGTAAGGTCCCGAAAAAAAGAAGACAATTCCAGCCAAACGAAACCGCTCTACCAGCGCATCACCGATGCGCTGCGGGAGCGGATCGCCACCGGAGTGTGGGCGCCCGGGGACGCCCTGCCCTCACGCCGCGCCCTCGCCCAGGAACTGGGGACGACGCATATCACGATCGACAAGGCGATCCGCCAGCTCGTGAAAGAGGGACTGCTCTCGGCGACCGTCGGCAGCGGGACATTCGTGAAATCGCGCGACGAAGCGAATACGGACGCGTCCGCGCAGGCCCGCTCCGGCCGAAGCCGCATCGGGGTCGTCCTTGGCACGCACACCTTCACGAACGAGGACGCCTCCCGGGCGCGGCAGATCCCGTACTTCAGCGAAGTGCTCCAGGGCATCCAGGACACGTTCTTTGGCAAGGATGTGGATGTCAACTACATCGGCCTCGCGCGCGGCGATTACGAGAGCCTGCCTCTCGAAGACTTCGCCGGCTTGATCGTGATCGCGCCCACCCTGTCCGATATCGACGATATTCGGTTGTTGAACCAGAAATGCCGCATCGTGGCGGTGGGAATTTCGTCGGATGTGACAGAGGAAGACAAGCAGCTTCCCGCCGTCGACACGGACAACGTCCAGGGAGCCTACGACGCCGTTCAACATCTGCTGTCTTTGGGGCACACCAAGATCGCGCTCGTGAACGCCTCGGTGCAGCAATCCAATTTGTACGATCGCTACTGTGGCTATATCGCGGCCCTATCGGACGCGCGGGTCTCGATCGCGCCCGAGCACCTGCTGCTCTACCCGGCGTACAACAACGTTTCGCACGAAGTCCTGATCGAACGCTGGCTGTCGCGTCTTCAGGAAGAAAATCGGCTGCCGACGGCGATCCTTTCCTGCGACTTGCAGATGACCCTGTTCGTTCTGGACGTTCTCGCGCGTCACGAAATCAAGGTCCCGGAGCAGATCTCCGTCGTCGGCTACGACGACGCGATCCAGTTCCAGTACCATCAGCCGCCGATCACCGTCGTCGCCCAGCCCATCTACACCGCCGGCAAGCGCGCCGCGGAGCGTCTGATGGAATCCCTGGAAAGCCCCGACGGCGCCTATCCCATCGGCACGATCCGTCTCCCCTGCGAACTGATCGTTCGAAAATCCACCGCCCCGCCGGCCGCGTAA
- a CDS encoding glycoside hydrolase family 31 protein translates to MNHKHISLAAMLALAVPGSGAVHAAVNPAWTGQGGVIEVSASASRNLQARAVDDGVVRLWIKNSPRFERPLSQALTGGARKAAPLSATLQGGRLALKSPALQVQIDRKTLGFTVLSQDGAQAILRDARVSFQDGGAWTLDYTLSPDEHLLGLGQDNRNGGRLERRGTVRDLWSGQQINSGNVTANYPIPLLISTGTHGHAYGLFVDNTHHMRFDLGASDKNTVSATADGGEADLYLIDGPTVKQVVERYTKLTGRPSLPPLWALGYWQSKCVFWQWSDLDDAEQQLTKRGFPHDVMVIDYSWPEYLNDYVWDKRWCGKDVTPAQKIQNYARQGVRIVMSNSGPMVVKESPTFEPGWKSGVFATDGKGNPVQAGYYHGELLDFTSPNMDAWLYPQVKPLIDSGVAGWWLDLTEPEGDSPQTVYQGGGSAGVHNQYSLLETQWFENAQLKANPNVRPWILTRTGSAGIQRHHASLWTGDTHSDFATLAAHPGEMLSSGLSGITWWTSDSGGFLSGFYQNDQYGAHARLYERWMQLSVFAPITRAHHSGPVMPYEFGAAAEQGCLRYLQLRYKMLPYIYSYAWEASQTGLPITRALALEYPSDPKSLTTPGDEYLFGREMLVAPVLRDGVSRRSVYFPPGKWIDWDYGYEYDGGKTWVVAAPQNHIPVAIKAGAIIPMAPLMRNTSEKPWDPITLDVFPFGTSHFTMYKDDGKSFGYQKGESTLTKFTSVASARAVKFGIEESNKKFTPKRYIVRLHLNSAPKAVTVDGAAAKFTWDAKDRVLTVELASGASRRHAVVAMLDSRILPRRIAPLWASVRGGA, encoded by the coding sequence ATGAACCACAAACACATTTCTCTCGCCGCAATGCTCGCGCTCGCCGTTCCCGGAAGCGGCGCCGTCCACGCCGCCGTGAACCCCGCATGGACGGGGCAGGGCGGGGTCATCGAGGTGAGCGCCTCGGCGTCCCGCAATCTTCAGGCTCGGGCGGTGGACGACGGCGTCGTTCGTCTCTGGATTAAGAACAGCCCCAGGTTTGAACGCCCGCTCTCCCAGGCGCTGACCGGCGGCGCGCGCAAGGCCGCGCCGCTCAGCGCCACGCTGCAAGGCGGGCGGCTGGCGCTGAAGTCGCCCGCCCTGCAAGTTCAGATCGATCGCAAGACGCTGGGCTTTACCGTGCTCTCCCAGGATGGAGCGCAGGCGATCCTGCGCGACGCGCGCGTGTCGTTCCAGGACGGCGGGGCCTGGACGCTCGATTACACGCTCAGCCCGGATGAGCATCTGCTGGGGCTTGGGCAGGATAACCGTAACGGCGGCAGGCTGGAGCGGCGCGGGACGGTGCGCGATTTGTGGTCGGGCCAGCAGATCAACTCGGGGAACGTGACGGCGAACTATCCGATCCCTTTACTGATCAGCACCGGGACACACGGCCACGCCTACGGTCTGTTCGTGGATAATACGCATCACATGCGCTTTGATCTCGGGGCGTCGGACAAAAACACAGTGAGCGCGACGGCCGACGGCGGCGAGGCGGATCTCTATCTGATCGATGGCCCAACGGTGAAACAAGTCGTGGAGCGTTATACAAAGCTCACGGGGCGTCCGTCGCTGCCGCCGCTCTGGGCGCTCGGCTACTGGCAAAGCAAGTGCGTCTTCTGGCAATGGAGCGATCTCGACGACGCGGAGCAGCAGCTGACCAAACGCGGCTTCCCGCACGATGTCATGGTGATCGACTACAGCTGGCCCGAATATTTGAACGATTACGTGTGGGATAAGCGCTGGTGCGGCAAAGATGTTACGCCCGCTCAGAAAATCCAAAACTACGCCCGGCAGGGAGTTCGGATCGTGATGTCCAACTCAGGGCCGATGGTTGTGAAGGAGTCGCCGACATTCGAGCCGGGCTGGAAGTCGGGCGTGTTCGCCACCGACGGCAAGGGCAACCCTGTCCAGGCCGGATACTACCACGGCGAACTCCTCGACTTCACCTCGCCCAATATGGACGCCTGGCTCTACCCGCAGGTAAAGCCGCTGATCGATTCGGGCGTCGCCGGCTGGTGGCTGGATCTTACCGAGCCGGAGGGCGACTCGCCCCAGACGGTTTACCAGGGCGGCGGCAGCGCCGGCGTCCACAATCAATACTCGCTGCTGGAAACGCAGTGGTTCGAAAACGCGCAGCTCAAGGCGAATCCGAACGTCCGCCCTTGGATCCTCACCCGCACCGGCTCCGCGGGCATTCAGCGCCACCATGCGTCCCTCTGGACCGGCGATACCCATAGCGACTTCGCGACGCTGGCGGCGCATCCCGGCGAGATGCTCAGCTCCGGCCTCTCCGGGATTACCTGGTGGACATCGGACTCCGGCGGCTTCCTTTCCGGGTTTTATCAGAATGACCAGTACGGCGCCCATGCGCGGCTTTACGAGCGCTGGATGCAGCTTTCCGTGTTCGCGCCAATCACGCGCGCGCACCATTCGGGGCCGGTTATGCCCTACGAGTTCGGCGCCGCCGCCGAGCAGGGCTGCCTGCGCTATCTCCAGCTTCGTTACAAGATGCTCCCCTACATCTATTCCTACGCCTGGGAAGCGAGCCAAACCGGCCTCCCAATCACGCGCGCTCTGGCGCTGGAGTATCCCAGCGATCCCAAATCGCTGACCACTCCCGGCGACGAATACTTATTCGGCCGCGAAATGCTCGTGGCCCCCGTGCTCCGCGACGGCGTTTCCAGGCGCTCGGTTTACTTCCCTCCCGGCAAATGGATCGACTGGGACTATGGCTATGAGTACGACGGCGGCAAAACCTGGGTCGTCGCCGCGCCGCAGAACCACATTCCGGTCGCTATTAAAGCCGGGGCGATCATCCCCATGGCGCCTCTGATGCGCAATACGTCCGAGAAGCCCTGGGATCCGATCACACTGGACGTGTTTCCGTTTGGGACATCCCACTTCACGATGTACAAGGACGACGGCAAGAGCTTCGGATATCAAAAGGGCGAGAGCACGCTCACGAAGTTCACCAGCGTCGCGTCGGCAAGGGCGGTCAAATTTGGGATTGAGGAGTCGAACAAGAAGTTTACGCCCAAACGATATATCGTGCGCCTCCATCTGAACAGCGCGCCCAAAGCCGTGACAGTGGATGGGGCGGCGGCGAAGTTCACGTGGGACGCGAAAGATCGGGTGCTGACCGTGGAGCTGGCGTCCGGCGCGTCGCGTCGTCACGCCGTCGTAGCGATGCTGGACTCACGGATACTTCCACGGCGGATCGCTCCCCTGTGGGCATCCGTTCGGGGCGGCGCATAG